GATGCGCAACAGCGAGCTGATGCTGTACGACACCTGGACCGGCGGCTTCCGCGTCAACCAGGGCAGCGTGGTGCTGGACGGCGCCGGCAGCCGGCAGACGGTGTTCGCGAACCAGCTCGACAACCAGGGCAGCCTGGCCGCGCTGCGCGGGGCCGAGCTGGAGCTGGGCGGAGTGGCCCAGCACGGCGAGGTGGTGGTGGATGCCGAGAGCGCGGTGCGGCTGACCGGCGCCTTCGTGCAGAGCGGTGACGCCGCGCGCACCTGGGTGGACGGCCGGCTGGCGGCCGACAGCGTGCGCATCGACGGCGGGCGCTTCAGCGCCGGGCTGGAGGGGCGCACCGGCAGCGCGGATCTGGCGGCGCAGCTGGTGAGCTTCAACTCCGGCGTGTTGCTGGTCGACATCCAGGACCGGGTGCACTTCGACCAGCTGGCCATCACCGGCGAGGCCCACCTCGGCGGCACCCTGCAGCTGGTCTTCGGCGATGCGTCGCCCAGCTATGGCGTCTGGCGCATCATGACGGCCGGCAGTGGCGTCTTCGGCCGCTTCGACGAGGTCGACTGGGGCCTGGACCCGGCCGCCTACCGGGTCAGCGTGCTCTACGGTGCCGATTATGTGGACCTGAGCGTGTCGGCGGTGCCCGAGCCGTCGACCTGGGCACTGACGCTGCTGGGCGTGCTGTTCGCCGTGCAGCGCAGCCGCCGCAGCCGGTGTCGCGACAGCACCGGCTGAGCTGGCTCGCAGGCCGCGGCGGCCCGCTCCGAGCCGCGGCCGCGACCGACTGCTTACACTAGCCGCTCAACCCGCCACACAGAACGCGGGGGAGCGACTACATGGGCATGACTGCGAGCTTTCTTGTCATTGCGCTGCTGATCGGCGTCAGCGCCTTCTTCTCCATCGCCGAGATCTCTCTTGCCGCTGCACGCCGGCTGCGCCTGCGACAGATGGCCGACGAAGGCGAACCCCGCGCGCAGCGGGTCATCGAGGTGCAGGAGCAGCCGGGTTCCTACTTCACGGTGGTCCAGGTGGGGCTCAATGCGGTGGCCATCCTGGGCGGCATCGTCGGCGAAGGTGCGCTCACGCCCTATCTGGCCGACGTGTTCCTCAACCTCACCGATGCGGAGACTGCCAAGACAGCCGGGTTCCTGGTCTCCTTCCTGACCGTCACCTCGCTGTTCATCCTGTTCGCCGACCTGTTTCCCAAGCGTCTGGGCATGACCCAGCCCGAGCAGGTGGCCATCCGCGTGGTGACGCCCATGCTGTGGTGGGTCACCCTGCTCAAGCCGGTGGTGTGGTTCTACAACAGCCTGGCCAACGGCCTGTTCAAGCTCTTCGGGCTGCCGGCCAAGCGCGACGACCGCATCACCCACGACGACATCCTGGCGCTCACCGAGGCGGGCACCCAGGCCGGTGTGCTGCTGGCGCAGGAACAGCAGGTGATCGAGAACATCTTCGAGCTGGACGTGCGCACGGTCGAGAGCTCGATGACCTCGCGCGAGCGCATCGTCTATTTCCTGGTGAACGACCCGGAGGAGCAAATCCGCGCCCGCATCGTGGCTGAGCCGCATTCCACCTACCTGGTGTGCGACAAGCACATCGACGAAGTGGTGGGCTATGTGGACGCGGCCGACCTGTTCCAGCGGGTGCTGAAGAAGGAGCCCATCTCGCTGCAGGGCCCGTCGGCCGAAGGCCTGCTGCACAAGGTGCTGATGGTGCCCGACAGGATCACGCTGTCGGAGGTGCTGACGCAGTTCCGCCAGGCGCACGAAGACTTCGCGGTCATCGTCAACGAGTACAGCCTGGTGGTCGGCGTGATCACCCTCAACGACGTGATGAGCACCGTGATGGGCAGCCTGGTGGGGCCGCACGACGAGGACCAGATCGTGCGCCGCGAGGACGGCTCCTGGCTGATCGACGGCGTGACGCCGGTGTTCGACGTGATGCGAGCCATCGGCCTTGACGAACTGCCGCACCAGGGCCAGTACGACACCCTGGCCGGCTTCCTGATGGTGATGCTGCGCCGCATCCCGCGGCGCACCGACAGCGTCAGCTGGGGCGGCTACAAATTCGAGGTGATGGACGTCGACAGCTACCGCATCGACCAGGTGATGGTGACGCGGCTGCCCGACGCCTGAGCAGCCCAGCCGCGCCGCCGGCCGGCGCCTGCGGGCGCAGCGGCGCCCGCTACATCGATGCCTCCAGCATCGCCCGGTAGTCGTCCGCACTGGCCAGGCGCGGGTTGGTCTTGTGGCAGTGGTCGGCCATGGCGCCGGAGATG
This genomic stretch from Eleftheria terrae harbors:
- a CDS encoding hemolysin family protein, with translation MGMTASFLVIALLIGVSAFFSIAEISLAAARRLRLRQMADEGEPRAQRVIEVQEQPGSYFTVVQVGLNAVAILGGIVGEGALTPYLADVFLNLTDAETAKTAGFLVSFLTVTSLFILFADLFPKRLGMTQPEQVAIRVVTPMLWWVTLLKPVVWFYNSLANGLFKLFGLPAKRDDRITHDDILALTEAGTQAGVLLAQEQQVIENIFELDVRTVESSMTSRERIVYFLVNDPEEQIRARIVAEPHSTYLVCDKHIDEVVGYVDAADLFQRVLKKEPISLQGPSAEGLLHKVLMVPDRITLSEVLTQFRQAHEDFAVIVNEYSLVVGVITLNDVMSTVMGSLVGPHDEDQIVRREDGSWLIDGVTPVFDVMRAIGLDELPHQGQYDTLAGFLMVMLRRIPRRTDSVSWGGYKFEVMDVDSYRIDQVMVTRLPDA